A single window of Balaenoptera acutorostrata chromosome X, mBalAcu1.1, whole genome shotgun sequence DNA harbors:
- the LOC103018892 gene encoding V-type proton ATPase subunit G 1-like: MASQSQGTQQLLQAEKQAAEKVSEARKRKNRRLKQAKEEAQAEIEQYRLQREKDFKAKEAAALGSHGSCSTEVEKDTQEKMTILQTYFRQNRDEVLDNLLAFACDIRPEIHENYHING; this comes from the coding sequence ATGGCCAGTCAGTCGCAGGGCACCCAGCAGCTGCTCCAGGCCGAGAAGCAGGCCGCCGAGAAAGTGTCCGAGGCCCGCAAGCGAAAGAACCGGAGGCTGAAGCAGGCCAAAGAAGAGGCCCAGGCTGAAATTGAACAGTACCGCCTGCAGAGGGAGAAGGATTTCAAGGCCAAGGAAGCTGCGGCTCTGGGATCCCACGGCAGTTGCAGCACTGAAGTGGAGAAGGACACCCAGGAGAAGATGACCATCCTTCAGACCTACTTCCGGCAGAACAGGGATGAAGTCCTGGATAACCTCTTGGCCTTTGCCTGTGACATCCGGCCAGAAATCCATGAGAATTACCACATAAACGGATAG